A region of Culicoides brevitarsis isolate CSIRO-B50_1 chromosome 1, AGI_CSIRO_Cbre_v1, whole genome shotgun sequence DNA encodes the following proteins:
- the LOC134836952 gene encoding phosphatidylinositol 4-kinase alpha isoform X2, whose product MSKNEKFSFQTTVFALARVLAKIKPTPWEKVNLLFSHCPRENAAGVFCLDSKAQDGVLALGIYFLESGCQHHEQIVPYLIKLVRSLTKVVWIDDVVVRNYSGKIPAAERFTFCVNTLLSDIAVHLPMYKNEIIQSQVETLGVVANLVKTSKDNSAIQSIILCKAIVPILLGLGRSISRFAGIDEKPLLCRLFPRVDCYNLPNENSLYQVTVNSQRHCSLNHFRSIVPRSLSGSLSIDSVDVVSPKMLIKGAGYSSSVTYDPKTYFFTKIGSSFNQFSCMRLPNETNSKKTKIHFPINHLQSIFAIAKKLLTKELLEYLDDQACDIFNLHQLKFFGYKSFSETINLVMVTLLKEILDNQIDLPLPFTKDVQEFVKRLFLIGQTEIQNKQYDVNEREKKDIDNGAVNRYGMNVMANAACVELLVWAIGDEAEADKLCGRLYQKLNSVLSHKIVLEHMPLLIVCLEGLGKLAQKFPNIAGTSISYLRDFLIDPSPILTKLHVQAQAQQKKENETSPTFIIEAHSSQTHMPHIIQKSAPTGFEVLRDSAIENLSLALKAAHTLDQYCVPALIANVSNRLFTAEKHSNESTLVSSNIIVALGTIAVALKETPKTTQNILQFFIQRFCKVPTEQNILIVDQLGCIIISKCEPQIFDEIMKMFSTVIVQSASLAYNTHSEQSKQYNQISDAVINALGNIAANIQGENDMLDLLIKLLELFVQVGLEGERMHDSTSVHLKASSSAGNLGMQIPVIALLIKRLPPIKHPKSRLHKLFKDFWLYCVVMGFTNPKLWPAEWIKGVKQIASKSPLLISQTAYRSEMRELNYTSAIKSSKVSLQDMRGQILVLLNHPTGEIAVNINKLTFAQSTYLLSVYWLETLRVENSEYPSLEPLLQYLCDAALMKDKYGMWACVRCIGDQVFEKFCNVLIENEKIRENVLESQAMLLLVYFNHIHKQIQVVADQFLSQLVDKFPHLLWNRRVLWCMLDILQLLAYSLTISPNEEIPTLQVSSTPYSLQLMDSLPSRENRFKDFADRCQGIVTEAMKWAPISTRSHLQEYPNQVQIGNLAVHSGLSLAFDSVLHSWETNSSKTNKKLQNSETSRFVAVLCLRSKYAGEISGLLSVLNDEEKNGLADKLVSDIWQACAEKDNLKHRGAVWRAAGYLILCSGINRKLLHAISTSHVELFTTAAMETSVEVWQWIITSRQDLELCFIQEMVGAWQTTFDKRIGLFTLETKLASPLAAYDGCNLVPEKINIMPHIIWLQLISEMVDTAKYCNRDKVEMFCMLLHRSLPMTQNPPNFTRNVMTVGCRFKFLQCGLSLLQGNIITKSIARNILRERIYYYALDYFCAEQMCPSQSRDELYEDILILIKFWQTMRSEKKHLIASEMSDYDMNPNNLNVSVNKQSDTLSTAGSEFGRISNTGTSTGTGWYNTITIPHSTSTLSKKSGSRNKRLPFLKDSYDRDYMKKRNLILELLAAEIEFLIIWYNPLSNTEMQIPGEDSIMEWRARPVKVSMWRDYTRLAWANNPALAVFLPHRIRVEVIEEEISRLVTCDPMAVAHIPEALKYLVTTKALLNDTPELVYMLTWAKTGPIQALSYFSRQFPTHPLSAQYAVNTLNSYPAEAVLPYIPQLVQSLRHDSMGYVTEFIKQISTRSQIVAHQLIWNSLVNMYMDEDQLHKDPILYDVLENLVKTITSSLSGPAKRFYEREFAFFDKITNVSGEIRSFPKGPSRKKACLEALSRIKVQPGCYLPSNPEAMVLDIDYNSGTPMQSAAKAPYLARFKVYRCGITELEQIAMDVSNSTTENFNVDKFSFGAECWQAAIFKVGDDVRQDMLALQVISIFKNVFQQVGLDLFLFPYRVVATAPGCGVIECVPNAKSRDQLGRQTDSGLYEYFLHQYGDETSKEFQIARSNFVKSMAAYSVIGYLLQIKDRHNGNIMIDTDGHIIHIDFGFMFESSPGGNIGFEPDLKLTDEMVMIMGGKMEAASFKWFCELCVEAFLAIRPYQDAVVSLVSLMLDTGLPCFRGQTITLLKQRFVANKNNKEAAAHMLGVIRNSYQNFRTRTYDMIQYYQNQIPY is encoded by the exons ATGTCCAAAAACGAAAAGTTCTCATTTCAAACCACAGTGTTTGCTTTGGCAAGGGTGCtagcaaaaattaaacctACTCCTTGGGAAAag GTCAACCTTTTGTTTTCTCACTGTCCTCGAGAAAATGCTGCTGGTGTATTTTGTCTAGATTCTAAAGCACAAGATGGTGTACTGGCATTGGGAATATACTTTTTAGAAAGTGGGTGCCAACATCACGAACAAATTGTCCcgtatttaataaaacttgtGAGGTCATTAACTAAAGTTGTTTGGATTGATGATGTTGTTGTCAGGAACTATTCAGGAAAAATTCCAGCGGCAGAACGCTTTACTTTCTGCGTCAACACACTCTTATCCGACATAGCTGTTCATCTTCCaatgtataaaaatgaaataattcagAGTCAAGTTGAAACTTTGGGAGTAGTtgcaaatttagttaaaactaGCAAAGACAATAGTGCGATACAATCGATAATTTTGTGTAAAGCCATTGTTCCTATTTTGCTTGGGTTAGGCAGATCAATTAGTCGATTTGCAGGAATAGATGAAAAGCCTTTGCTGTGCAGATTATTTCCTAGAGTTGATTGCTACAATCTACCAAATGAAAATAGTTTATATCAAGTAACGGTAAATTCCCAGAGACATTGCAGCTTGAACCACTTTCGATCAATCGTTCCAAGATCACTTTCTGGAAGTCTAAGCATTGATTCAGTTGATGTTGTATCTCCTAAAATGCTGATAAAAGGTGCAGGATACTCCAGCTCCGTAACTTATGAtccaaaaacatatttttttacaaagattGGATCAAGTTTTAACCAGTTCTCATGCATGCGTTTACCAAATGAGACAAACTCAAAAAAGACTAAGATACATTTTCCCATTAATCATCTGCAATCGATATTTGCAATTGCTAAAAAGCTCCTTACAAAAGAATTGTTAGAGTACTTGGATGATCAAGcatgtgatatttttaatcttcatcaacttaaattttttggatataAAAGCTTTTCTGAGACTATAAATCTTGTTATGGTGACACTTTTAAAGGAAATACTAGATAATCAAATTG atcTACCCTTACCATTTACAAAAGATGTTCAAGAATTCGTAAAAAGATTATTCTTAATCGGTCAAACTGAgattcaaaataaacaatatgATGTTAATGAAAGGGAAAAGAAAGATATTGACAATGGTGCTGTTAATAGGTATGGCATGAACGTGATGGCTAATGCAGCTTGCGTTGAATTGCTTGTATGGGCGATTGGCGATGAAGCAG AGGCGGATAAACTATGTGGAAGGTTATATCAAAAACTGAATTCTGTATTAAGTCATAAAATAGTTTTGGAACACATGCCTCTACTGATAGTTTGCTTAGAAGGATTAGGCAAATTGgctcaaaaatttcctaataTTGCTGGCACCTCTATTTCCTATTTAAGAGATTTTCTAATAGATCCAAGTCCCATACTGACAAAATTACATGTTCAAGCTCAagctcaacaaaaaaaagaaaacgaaaCAAGTCCAACTTTTATAATAG AAGCTCATTCATCACAAACTCACATGCCACACATTATACAGAAATCAGCACCAACGGGATTTGAAGTATTACGTGATTCAGCTATTGAAAATCTTAGCTTGGCTCTAAAGGCTGCCCACACTTTGGATCAATACTGTGTACCAGCTTTGATTGCAAATGTTTCTAACCGCTTATTTACCGCTGAAAAGCACTCAAA cgAATCTACTCTTGTGTCGTCAAATATTATTGTTGCGCTTGGAACAATAGCAGTTGCGTTAAAAGAAACACCGAAGACCACACAGAACATACTTCAGTTTTTTATTCAGCGCTTCTGTAAAGTCCCAACAGAACAAAATATCTTGATTGTTGATCAATTAGGATGCATTATAATTTCTAAATGCGAAccacaaatttttgatgaaatcatgaaaatgttttcaacTGTCATTGTTCAATCAGCCTCCTTGGCTTACAATACGCACTCGGAACAAAGTAAACAGTACAACCAAATATCGGATGCAGTAATAAACGCTTTGGGAAATATCGCCGCCAATATTCAAGGAGAAAATGACATGTTGGATTTACTAATAAAACTCTTGGAATTGTTTGTTCAGGTTGGTTTAGAGGGTGAAAGAATGCATGACTCAACGTCAGTACATCTGAAAGCTAGCAGTAGTGCCGGAAACTTAGGCATGCAGATTCCCGTGATAGCT ctttTGATTAAACGATTACCTCCAATAAAACATCCGAAATCTCGCTTACACAAGTTATTCAAAGACTTTTGGTTGTATTGTGTTGTTATGGGATTCACAAATCCTAAACTATGGCCAGCTGAATGGATTAAAGGTGTTAAACAAATTGCATCAAAGTCTCCACTATTAATATCTCAAACAGCATATCGATCCGAAATGAGAGAGTTAAATTACACATCAGCTATAAAATCTAGCAAAGTTAGTTTACAAGATATGAGAGGGCAAATATTAGTCTTGTTAAACCATCCAACAGGTGAAATTGCTGTAAACATAAACAAGTTGACATTCGCACAAAGCACATATTTATTGAGTGTATATTGGCTAGAAACGTTAag AGTCGAAAACTCAGAGTACCCTAGTTTGGAGCCTTTATTACAGTATTTATGTGATGCAGCTCTTATGAAAGATAAATATGGAATGTGGGCCTGTGTGCGAtg TATTGGTGACCAGGtgtttgagaaattttgcaaTGTTCTaattgaaaacgaaaaaatcagAGAAAACGTACTTGAGTCACAAGCCATGCTTTTGCTTGTGTATTTTAATCATATTCATAAACAAATTCAAGTAGTAGCTGAtcagtttttgtcccaattagTAGATAAATTCCCTCACTTATTGTGGAATAGAAGAg ttcTATGGTGCATGTTGGATATTCTTCAACTTTTAGCCTATTCCTTAACAATTAGTCCAAATGAGGAGATACCTACATTACAAGTTAGCTCAACACCATATTCATTGCAGCTTATGGACTCCTTGCCATCAAGAgaa AATCGCTTTAAAGATTTTGCTGATCGTTGTCAAGGGATCGTAACAGAGGCTATGAAATGGGCACCCATATCGACTAGAAGCCATTTGCAAGAGTACCCAAATCAAGTTCAAATCGGTAATTTAGCTGTACATAGTGGATTGTCGTTGGCGTTTGACTCTGTTTTGCACTCGTGGGAAACGAATtcttcaaaaacaaataaaaagttacaaaatagCGAGACATCCCGATTTGTAGCTGTTTTATGCTTGAGAAGCAAATATGCAGGCGAAATTTCTGGTCTTTTGTCCGTTTTAAatgatgaggaaaaaaatggtcTCGCCGATAAATTAGTGTCAGACATATGGCAAGCATGTGCCGAGAAAGATAATCTAAAGCATAGAGGTGCAGTTTGGAGAGCAGCTGGATATCTTATTTTGTGTTCTGGAATCAACAGAAAACTGTTGCATGCAATATCGACATCTCATGTAGAGCTATTCACAACAGCAGCAATGGAAACATCTGTAGAAGTATGGCAATGGATTATAACGTCCAGACAGGATTTAGAGTTGTGCTTTATTCAAGAAATGGTGGGAGCATGGCAAACCACATTCGACAAAAGAATTGGACTATTTACTTTAGAAACAAAACTGGCCAGCCCTTTGGCTGCATATGATGGCTGTAACCTGGTcccagaaaaaattaatataatgcCACACATTATTTGGTTACAATTAATTTCGGAAATGGTTGACACAGCCAAATATTGTAATCGTGATAAAGTCGAAATGTTTTGTATGCTATTACATAGGAGTTTACCTATGACACAAAATCCTCCTAATTTTACACGAAATGTGATGACCGTAGGTTGTAGATTCAAATTCTTGCAATGTGGATTATCTTTACTTCAAGGAAATATAATAACGAAATCCATTGCTCGCAATATCTTAAGAGAAAGAATATACTACTATGCATTGGACTATTTTTGTGCAGAGCAAATGTGTCCGTCACAAAGTCGTGATGAACTATATGAAGATATTTTGATCCTCATAAAGTTTTGGCAAACCATGAGAAGTGAAAAAAAGCATTTGATTGCGTCGGAAATGAGTGACTATGATATGAATCCCAACAATCTGAATGTTTCAGTTAATAAGCAAAGCGACACTCTATCAACAGCGGGAAGCGAATTCGGTAGAATCTCGAACACTGGTACAAGTACAGGAACAGGGTGGTATAACACTATAACGATTCCTCATTCAACCTCAACTCTATCCAAGAAATCTGGAAGTCGAAACAAACGTCttccatttttaaaagattcatATGACAGagattacatgaaaaaaagaaatctgaTATTGGAGCTATTAGCAgcagaaattgaatttttaattatctggTATAATCCTCTATCCAACACTGAAATGCAAATCCCCGGAGAAGACTCGATTATGGAATGGCGAGCAAGACCAGTGAAGGTCAGTATGTGGCGAGACTATACAAGATTAGCTTGGGCTAACAACCCAGCACTTGCGGTCTTTTTACCCCATAGAATTCGTGTTGAGGTTATTGAAGAGGAAATCTCTCGTCTTGTCACTTGTGATCCAATGGCTGTTGCGCATATACCTGAAGCTCTTAAGTATTTAGTAACTACTAAAGCTCTTTTAAATGACACACCCGAATTAGTGTATATGTTAACTTGGGCAAAAACAGGCCCAATACAAGCATTATCTTACTTTTCGCGTCAATTTCCAACCCATCCGCTATCAGCACAATATGCCGTTAACACGTTAAATTCATATCCAGCAGAAGCTGTTCTACCATACATTCCTCAATTAGTTCAGTCCCTCAGACATGATAGTATGGGCTACGTTACAGAATTTATTAAGCAAATTAGTACAAGGTCACAGATTGTAGCCCATCAACTGATTTGGAACTCTCTTGTAAATATGTATATGGATGAAGATCAGCTACATAAAGATC CTATTTTGTACGATGTGCTTGAGAATTTGGTGAAGACAATAACATCATCATTGTCAGGGCCTGCAAAAAGATTTTATGAACGAGAATTcgcattttttgataaaatcacCAATGTAAGTGGAGAGATCAGATCGTTTCCAAAGGGTCCATCCAGAAAAAAAGCGTGTTTAGAAGCTTTAAGTCGTATAAAAGTACAACCAGGATGCTACCTTCCATCTAACCCGGAAGCTATGGTGCTCGATATAGATTATAATAGTGGAACACCCATGCAAAGTGCTGCTAAGGCACCTTATTTAGCAAGATTTAAAGTATATCGGTGTGGAATTACAGAGTTAGAACAAATAGCAATGGATGTTTCGAACAGCACAACGGAGAATTTCAATGTGGATAAATTCTCTTTTGGAGCTGAATGTTGGCAGGCAGCAATTTTTAAAGTGGGTGACGATGTCAGACAAGATATGTTAGCACTGCAAGttatttcaatattcaaaaacGTTTTTCAACAAGTTGGTTtagatttgtttttatttccttaTCGAGTTGTCGCAACTGCACCAGGA tgcGGTGTTATTGAATGTGTTCCAAATGCAAAGAGCCGTGATCAATTGGGAAGACAAACTGATTCAGGGCTTTACGAGTATTTTTTACATCAATACGGGGATGAAACTTCCAAAGAATTTCAAATAGCTAGAAGTAACTTTGTTAAATCCATGGCAGCTTATTCTGTGATAGGGTATTTATTACAGATAAAAGATCGACATAATGGTAATATTATGATTGATACTGATGGTCATATAATCCATATAG attttggtTTTATGTTCGAGAGTTCCCCAGGAGGCAATATAGGTTTTGAGCCTGATTTAAAGTTAACAGATGAAATG GTTATGATAATGGGTGGAAAAATGGAAGCTGCTTCATTCAAATGGTTTTGCGAGTTGTGCGTCGAAGCGTTTTTGGCCATAAG acCATATCAAGATGCAGTGGTCTCATTAGTATCGCTAATGCTAGATACTGGATTACCATGTTTCAGAGGACAAACAATTACTCTTTTAAAACAAAGATTCGTGgctaacaaaaataacaaagaagCGGCTGCTCACATGCTAGGTGTCATAAGAAACTCGTATCAAAACTTTAGAACAAGAACATACGACATGATTCAGTATTATCAAAATCAAATTCCATATTAA